The genomic segment ttgaaatatttacataaataattattttatagctattttagaataaaaaatatatcaaatttgTATAATTCAGTTTAAAAATTATCTCTTTATCAATCAACAATATAGTTAGCTCatttagttttatttgtgatattattgatcgAAAATAATCAGTGTTTATTAATTTCTACTTCAATAAGCTTTTATTACTATGATTAACAAAATCTTATATGCAATAGAAGTATTTTAGAGTAAATCATTCAATTTTACCAAACACTatagcattttaaaaattgttGAAGCTCTACTTCATCAAGTTAGTTACTAACTTGTTAACTTCTCAAACTCAACAAACGTCCCAAAGTCTCTTGATATTGTTTTAATTGTTCAACCCGAACTTGAAGAAAAGACCGaatttgataaattataaacaaaaaatattcaaactattcttctttttatttaatattggaCCAAAAAATCTTATTTCAGTAAGTAAtcaattcaaaatatatatCTTGAACCCCTAAAGGACAAAGCCCTGAAACTGTAGCCTCCTTTGCCTCATAAAAGGTCCGGCCCTGCTCTATACGTCTCCGGCAACTTTCTTTCCACTTAATTGGTCGCACAACATCTTCAAACAAATTACTATCCCGCATTCTCCGCGTCAGCTTTCTTTGATTGGTCTCCGGTCGGAAATTTCAACAATAACgtatgatatttatttattatattacacaGACAACAGGTGTGCGCGGCCACTAATTATTATGTTAAGGTTCATGTTATTAAAATAGATAGAAGAACGGTTTGGGAGCTGGATCTGAAGCGTAGCTCGTAAAGTCTCGGCCTAGGATCCAACATTTTGAGGGCCCAAAAGTTTGTTACAGTTCATTATTCTATTTGCTAGCCTCGGGTGGCCCATATTCTGGGAAAAAAATGTAACCCAGAATTTAATTCGATTTCCACACCTTCCCCTTTCCTTTCCCTAACGGCTTACGAGGTACGCCTCTCCCCCTGTatttcctttttctcttttgGATTTGTTTCCTTTATCTATTTCTTTGCTATTTTGTGGTGGATGACTTGTTCTTAttgtttaatataaaaatattaattatgcaAGTAAATTATGCGGATCAACTTCGAGACCATAAGCAAAGAACTGAAGAAGAGATTTGAGGAAAAAATAATGAAacgaaataattatatttttggctGTTGGGGTGTCTCATGGGTACATTGTTACAGCTCTAGAGCAAAAGGCACATTCTGAATTCAATTGGCATCAATCAAGCTGTTCTTATTTTCATTACAACTCctactaaaaaaaaaaactatgaaCAATAAATTATATAGAGAAAAGTATTATAACAAGTCATACAGGCTACCACAAAAAGTATACGGGCAAAGAACTCTCCAAGAATTATAGCTTGGAGAAACATTTCAGGGTCACAAGTATACGTGAAACTGAAAAGATGGTGATCGATTTGTTCGTCACCAGATTCTGGTATCTGAAGGGATGACTTCTTAGTTGCGTTCAAATAGGAACGTCACAGATGCAATGAGAGTTATTATCAACATTATAAAGGGTGTGTTTTGACGTAAACTGGTGCTCGGAAGATATGGATACTCGTCCGGAGGTGGCATCACACAGTTATCACCGTTGAAGTAAACTCTTCTGGGAAAAGCCCAGCCCTTGTCGAAAGAGAAGGTGGACATATCCTTACGGAATAGAAGCTCCGACTGCGCATTTCCTAGAGGCCCCGCTTGCATGAGAAAATCGTTGTAAAACTTGATGCCCCATAACATTGCAGTATCGTCTGTCCAAAAAGGGAAACATTATATTTAGAGGGCAAGCTAAGCTTTTGGATCTGCAGAACTGAAAATTTCTCATCTTGTCAAACCACACCGTCACGCTCACATGGCACATTTTAATCGACCAATCACAATATTGAACACTTACTGTCGAACCAAAAGCTATCTCTATGGACAGATAGAGATGTAGCTCgttataaatcatataataGCACGTTTCGATCAGTCTAGCACGAGGGCCTCACAGGATAGTAAAGAACAGTTGTTGCTACCCGAACAAATTCACAGGGTAAGGGGCAAGAGTGAAAGACATGCCTCAAAACTTCTGACAAAACTTACTTATACTTTGGTACGGTGTTATTGACTTGTAGTTGAAGCTGAATATCTGTGTCAGATTGTCGAAGTTGGGATGCTGGACAACTAAGTTCCATAGAGTATAGTTCATTCGGTAATTGAAATTTGTTATTGTAACTTTGACGCGCCAATAGTCCTTGTAGTTTAGTTTTACGTGCCAGTGGATGCGAATTGGACACATGTGACTCGTGCATTGGACTAGAGGTGCATATGCGTTGGTCTTTGCACGATCTGAAACAACTGAAGCAAGGTATGGCGATTCTGGACTATGACAATCAAAGGCAAAAACCCACAAAGTCAGAAATAAAAAACAATCACGAAAAAGACAGAAGAGAAAAAAGAAGCGAAAAAGAGGCGAACTTACTCAACACAGCTCCCAGGTTGAGTGATGTTATTTTGgcatccacaagtacaagttgGGCAAGGAACAATTGTGTCGTTGTAAAAAGAAGAGAGTGAGACACAGCAAGTGGGAGTTTTTTGAGCAAGAAACTGGGAATATGTGCAAGTTACATTCCAGGTCACTGCACAAAAAGATAACCATTATCAATAATCCAAGAAAAGACAAACATTATAAGTgcatcaaattttaattttttataattatagttCAATCCCTCTAAATTTTACGAATTCTTTGATTCAGAATCAGTTTCATTTTACAGAAAATGACTCACTCATTGCTTGTGTCACTCTTCTCCCATCTGATGTGACATACTTAGTAGGCTTCACAATTTTCGCAGGTCCACACGTGTAGCCAGGACCCGGTGCTTTCAAAGTGAAGTTTTTGGGCACCCTGACAGTTTTATTGGTGGTTCCGGCAGCACCAACACTAACTTGAAACGAGCTCGCAGCATTAGTCGGATCTTGCACCCACGAATTAATCACACCCCCTTTACAACAATTTGCTATCTGTTGATTGTAAGGTGTTCCGGGCAATAAATCGACAATCGTCGGATCTTTCTTACAGCAATGCGGAACGTTTCCTTTATACTTTGAACAATCCCCTTGCTCGGTGGCTTGACCTCCCATCATGCTCCATATCACCTCTTTTTTCGCCCAAGTCCATCCCAAAGTCCATCCCGGGGCTTGAATGTGACGATATTGTTGGAAATTGAACATTGTTACAACCGCCTGTTGAATTTTAGCACTTAGCAAATCAAACACCAGTGACAAGAAATATTATTGATGTTAGATCGCAACAAAAAGCTACAAAAAAAACAATCGATTTTCTGCGAGAATATCAAACGCGGAACACGGAAAACAAAGGGACTTTTAACTTACAACGTAGCCATCAGGCGTCCAACTGATAACATCCCACTTTATGGTGATATTTCCATTAGGATCCAGTGAATCGTAGGCTTCTGACAGGAACAAGAATAAACAAACAATTTAACTATCAAATGCAGTAAAATAGCTTGATAAACTCGTTAAAGAATCAGAATTTGAAGGCAGTAACTTATCATATTCACACTTTCCAGGATAATGACTTGCACCTTTTCAACCAACTGACTGATCACTAATGTCTACAAAATCCGCAAGATTAAAAGTTTACAAGTTCATAACATTCAAACTCTTATGAATAAATCATCATGAATCTAGGATAAAATATCACTTGAATCTCGAACTCAAGATCCACATTTTCCACCTCAATTTTTCACCCAAAGCAGGATCACTCGTTCTTGATGCAATTCGATCCAACCAAAACAACCTTCCAAACCCACAAACGAGTCAAATGATGATGCATTCAATAGCTCAAACATTCGAATTTCTTGAAAATAAGTCCAATACCAAGTTAAAACCTTAATCTTTCAACAAAACAAACAGTTAACTGAAGTCCTCGTACTAACCAGAACTCACAAAACCAATCCATTGTCAAAACCAATCATAAACAAACAAAATCATAGAAACAGATATTACCTGTGGAAGTAAAGCAGAAACAAGAGAGGACTAAGAACAGCAAAATTTTGGGGTGTCTAAGAGATCTGGGGTATAGTCCCATTTCTTCAAACTGCCGAGTTTCTTGATTCAACTCTGCCCTTCAAGATCTGCAATGGAACTGTGGGAGAGAGGAAAGCCACGCGGTGGCAGAGCTTGTTTAAGAAGAGTTTTACTAACGACGCACTTTAATAAAGTCCACCAAAATTTCGTAGAGTTCTGTCATTTGAAACGAGTTTAAACTTTATTCATAAAAATGTTCTATTATTTCCTTGTGttggaaaatttatttttaatatatatatatataaatatattatcttGAAAAATGATAGCCCAACCATGGGCATGTAAAACAACCATAtggttaaaaaaatatatatggaaAAAACAAATTTGAACAACATTCATTGACTTGGATAATTTTATATGCAAGATGGTGACGCTTAAACATACACATTAATCATTATTATAGAGTCATTATTGGTATCATCACATCAATTTTATAACTTTTAAGGATATTCACATCTTACTTTATATATTacaacaaaattaaattaatgatCAAATAATCAGTTGCCGACAATAAGTACCTCGTAAAAAAAAACAACTAAAATATAAGCTCCTAACGCTGTTTTCTTGGCCTTTTGGctatttgaatatatatatatgtatatatatatatatatatatatatatatatatatatatatatatatatatataattttaatattaattaaagCTTAACCACTGTCGGTGCTGAGAAATGTCCACCACAATAACAAAACAACTGGCATGTGTTATTTGTGGGGTCTTGCGAACAATATTATCGTAAATATTTATCTACTAAACAAGATAATatgtaaaatttttattttaatgatattggtcaatcttttttttaaagaaaaaataatatatatatatatatatatatatatggagacGGTAAGAATAGAGGTGTTATATCGTACCGAAAATTTCAGATTTAACTAGTATACTCATTATaccgaaattttaaaatatacagAGATCGGTATCGATATATACCTTTTTATACCGAAAAAAACTttacatttttaaattttttttataaatttatgatttaaatattaaaatattttttcgatATTTCAGTATATAccgaaaattttcaaattgcaTATCGTTTACCACGTACCGAAATCTCGGTATACAGAAAATTTGTATACAATTCGGCATTTTTTTCGGTACATTAATTTTTGTATCCGAAaatttcggtattttttcccacTCGAGAATACAAGCCCAGTCGCTGTGATAGTAACCAACGTACGGGTCTACACCCACATTCTATTTACCTAAAATGAATATggcaaaacttgtgtgagacggtctcacgagtcttatttgtgagacagatctcttatttgggtcacccatgaaaaagtataactttttatgctaaattattacttttattataaatatgggtagggttgacctgtaTCACAGATTACGAtcagtgagacggtctcacatgagactcactcaatgaatatatataatgaaatcatcttttattttattaagttttgaaataaatatcatttgcAGAAAAACATTTAATTTTAGAGGCTAATCTCGATTTTCTAAGCAAAAAGTGTGTAAAATTTATTGCTTCTATAAATGACATCAGTCCCCAACACATTCATCTCTTCTATTTTATTACACTAGTATTTAACATGTGCGATACACAGAATGacattattaaaaattagtgaaaaatgaataaatatttaaatataaaaacaacatacttataaaaataaaaataaaattattttttcgttaatttaaaaatttacttAAATATAACGCATGTTGATTAATTTTTTGGctaataatcactatcatatatcaaaattttagattatgTTAGCCTAAGGCAATGACATGATGCTTATCAtgtttagtgtattgatgtcgACCACCaacattaatatatatttaattatttaattttcgagaagttatatattattatatttttaacatgtgataaaaaaatatttttaaatcatattcaataaaattaatgagaaatacttttttaaaaattcagtaATTTTGTCTAAATCTacattcacaaacaattttgtgacatgacatgtgtttgacacatttgaatgataacaataattgtttcatcaatatctttgTCCAGATGAGTTGtgattttatttacaaaatttcttcataatatacacaaCAACCTATTATTTCGAATGAAAATGAAACTTGTGATAATaagtaaattatgtataaatcagaaaatttattttattaacatttactaTGTATATTCCATAACAatgtcaataaattttataatgtcTCTTCTAATAAAATGTTTAC from the Primulina eburnea isolate SZY01 chromosome 3, ASM2296580v1, whole genome shotgun sequence genome contains:
- the LOC140826487 gene encoding protein COBRA-like isoform X1, giving the protein MGLYPRSLRHPKILLFLVLSCFCFTSTEAYDSLDPNGNITIKWDVISWTPDGYVAVVTMFNFQQYRHIQAPGWTLGWTWAKKEVIWSMMGGQATEQGDCSKYKGNVPHCCKKDPTIVDLLPGTPYNQQIANCCKGGVINSWVQDPTNAASSFQVSVGAAGTTNKTVRVPKNFTLKAPGPGYTCGPAKIVKPTKYVTSDGRRVTQAMMTWNVTCTYSQFLAQKTPTCCVSLSSFYNDTIVPCPTCTCGCQNNITQPGSCVDPESPYLASVVSDRAKTNAYAPLVQCTSHMCPIRIHWHVKLNYKDYWRVKVTITNFNYRMNYTLWNLVVQHPNFDNLTQIFSFNYKSITPYQSINDTAMLWGIKFYNDFLMQAGPLGNAQSELLFRKDMSTFSFDKGWAFPRRVYFNGDNCVMPPPDEYPYLPSTSLRQNTPFIMLIITLIASVTFLFERN
- the LOC140826487 gene encoding protein COBRA-like isoform X2; the protein is MGLYPRSLRHPKILLFLVLSCFCFTSTAYDSLDPNGNITIKWDVISWTPDGYVAVVTMFNFQQYRHIQAPGWTLGWTWAKKEVIWSMMGGQATEQGDCSKYKGNVPHCCKKDPTIVDLLPGTPYNQQIANCCKGGVINSWVQDPTNAASSFQVSVGAAGTTNKTVRVPKNFTLKAPGPGYTCGPAKIVKPTKYVTSDGRRVTQAMMTWNVTCTYSQFLAQKTPTCCVSLSSFYNDTIVPCPTCTCGCQNNITQPGSCVDPESPYLASVVSDRAKTNAYAPLVQCTSHMCPIRIHWHVKLNYKDYWRVKVTITNFNYRMNYTLWNLVVQHPNFDNLTQIFSFNYKSITPYQSINDTAMLWGIKFYNDFLMQAGPLGNAQSELLFRKDMSTFSFDKGWAFPRRVYFNGDNCVMPPPDEYPYLPSTSLRQNTPFIMLIITLIASVTFLFERN